The following are from one region of the Anaeropeptidivorans aminofermentans genome:
- the dgoD gene encoding galactonate dehydratase has product MVITSVEVYKVKPRWIFLKVNTDEGISGWGECVGGTRTETVVNCIKETADYLIGKNPLDIEAHFQLMYRFFFRGGPIHMTAVSGLETALWDIKGKYHNMPVYDFLGGKAREKIMVYSWIGGDRPCDTGKEALDRKEKGFKAVKLNALAEMHYIDSHKKIDAVLENMQAIRTAVGYELEVGIDFHGRVHKAMAKVLVKELEAFKPMFIEEPVLPENEEALKHIAAHTSIPIATGERLSTRWDFKHLLSAGIVDIIQPDVALSGGILETKKIAAMAEAFDIAVAPHAPYGPIALAASIQVDVCTPNVFIQEQSLGIHYNRGFDLLDFVKNKEMFQYHDGYVDIPKGPGLGVEIDEEKVKEVSTQDLNWRNPKWKNHDGTMAEW; this is encoded by the coding sequence ATGGTTATTACATCTGTAGAGGTTTATAAAGTAAAGCCCCGGTGGATTTTTCTAAAAGTGAACACAGATGAGGGTATATCCGGCTGGGGAGAATGCGTCGGCGGGACAAGAACGGAAACCGTCGTAAACTGCATAAAGGAAACAGCAGACTATTTAATCGGAAAAAACCCTCTTGATATAGAAGCTCATTTTCAGCTGATGTACCGGTTCTTTTTCAGAGGCGGCCCTATTCATATGACGGCGGTTTCGGGGTTAGAAACAGCCCTTTGGGATATTAAAGGGAAATATCATAATATGCCGGTTTATGATTTTCTTGGAGGCAAGGCAAGAGAGAAAATAATGGTGTATTCATGGATTGGGGGAGACAGGCCCTGCGACACCGGAAAGGAAGCCCTTGACAGAAAAGAAAAAGGATTTAAAGCAGTAAAGCTGAATGCCCTTGCGGAAATGCATTACATAGATTCCCATAAGAAAATCGATGCTGTTCTTGAAAATATGCAGGCCATCAGAACTGCCGTGGGATACGAGCTTGAAGTGGGGATTGATTTTCACGGAAGGGTCCACAAGGCTATGGCAAAGGTTTTAGTAAAGGAGCTTGAGGCTTTTAAGCCAATGTTCATAGAAGAGCCTGTGCTTCCTGAAAATGAAGAAGCCTTAAAACATATAGCGGCCCATACCAGTATTCCGATTGCAACAGGGGAACGGCTTTCCACCAGATGGGATTTCAAGCATCTTCTTTCGGCAGGGATTGTAGATATTATACAGCCAGACGTTGCCCTTTCAGGGGGCATCCTTGAAACCAAAAAGATTGCCGCCATGGCTGAAGCTTTTGACATTGCCGTGGCTCCTCATGCGCCTTACGGTCCTATTGCCCTTGCAGCAAGCATTCAGGTTGACGTATGTACGCCCAATGTGTTTATTCAGGAGCAGAGCTTAGGCATTCACTATAACAGAGGATTTGACCTTTTGGACTTTGTAAAGAATAAAGAGATGTTCCAGTATCATGACGGGTACGTAGATATTCCCAAGGGGCCGGGGCTCGGCGTTGAAATAGACGAAGAAAAGGTAAAGGAAGTAAGCACACAGGACCTTAATTGGCGCAATCCCAAGTGGAAAAACCATGACGGTACCATGGCAGAATGGTAA
- a CDS encoding cell division protein FtsQ/DivIB gives MMKKSRLKYYIALIAAGIILILMSPAMNIKTVEVEGNSKFTKEDILTMAKLKTENNIFLFSKANAIESMMVNPYIKNVEINKDFLNKTIYINVEERKVSGYVKFDNINYLYVDKDGRVLEVNSFFTERHPIVEGLEFTSFVVGEIIEVENSEAFRTMVNLSHLFEKFEIANDIISIDVFDKDNIHFYYGKIDIILGNSKDLDLKVRTVRAIIPEIEDMKDIGGYLYVDDSRYPRLKLR, from the coding sequence ATGATGAAAAAGAGCAGGTTAAAATATTATATTGCTCTTATTGCCGCAGGGATTATCCTTATTCTGATGTCTCCAGCGATGAATATTAAAACTGTTGAAGTAGAGGGCAATAGTAAATTTACAAAAGAGGATATTCTTACTATGGCGAAGCTTAAAACGGAGAATAATATCTTTCTGTTTTCCAAAGCCAATGCTATAGAAAGCATGATGGTAAACCCTTATATAAAAAATGTGGAAATTAATAAGGATTTTTTAAATAAAACCATATACATAAATGTAGAAGAAAGAAAAGTAAGCGGATACGTAAAATTCGATAATATAAATTACCTCTACGTTGATAAGGACGGAAGGGTTCTTGAGGTTAATTCTTTCTTTACAGAAAGGCATCCTATTGTAGAAGGTCTTGAATTTACAAGCTTTGTAGTAGGGGAAATAATAGAAGTTGAAAACAGTGAAGCCTTTAGAACCATGGTTAATCTTTCCCACCTTTTTGAGAAATTTGAGATAGCCAATGATATCATAAGCATAGACGTATTCGACAAAGATAATATTCACTTTTATTACGGGAAAATCGATATTATTCTTGGTAATTCCAAGGATTTAGACTTAAAGGTACGAACTGTTCGGGCGATTATTCCTGAAATTGAAGATATGAAGGATATAGGGGGATATTTATATGTAGATGATTCCCGTTATCCAAGGCTTAAATTAAGATAG
- a CDS encoding HPr family phosphocarrier protein: MTSKVFTINNKAGLHVRPAGCLVKAIQPFKCNVKMKFKDKEYNAKSILGIMSACIESGEEVEFIADGEDENAALDAIAEAVASGLGE; encoded by the coding sequence ATGACGAGCAAAGTATTTACTATAAACAATAAAGCTGGTTTGCATGTAAGGCCGGCAGGCTGTCTTGTAAAGGCGATTCAGCCTTTTAAATGCAATGTAAAAATGAAGTTTAAGGATAAGGAATACAATGCCAAGAGCATATTAGGGATAATGAGTGCCTGCATAGAATCAGGAGAAGAAGTTGAGTTCATTGCAGACGGAGAAGACGAGAACGCCGCCCTTGACGCCATAGCCGAAGCAGTAGCATCAGGCCTTGGAGAATAG
- a CDS encoding bifunctional 4-hydroxy-2-oxoglutarate aldolase/2-dehydro-3-deoxy-phosphogluconate aldolase — protein MNDLKILTGLKEEGICAIVRGIPKGKACKTAEALIKGGISSIEVAYNTQDASEIIKELSREFAGDLTIGAGTVLDTETAREAMLAGAQFALSPTLNTGVIKICQKYNILCVPGVATPTEMLAAWESGARIVKVFPAKIYGPEYIKQVKGPLDHISIMVVGGIGLDNIQDFIKSGADCAGIGSDLVNNKLIEADKFSEITERAKRFTALFKEARYK, from the coding sequence ATGAATGATTTAAAAATACTCACTGGCTTAAAAGAAGAGGGAATATGTGCAATTGTTAGAGGAATCCCTAAAGGAAAGGCATGCAAAACGGCTGAGGCATTGATTAAGGGAGGAATAAGCTCTATAGAAGTTGCCTATAACACCCAAGATGCAAGTGAAATCATTAAGGAGTTAAGCCGTGAGTTTGCAGGAGACCTTACTATAGGGGCGGGAACCGTGCTCGATACGGAAACCGCCAGAGAGGCAATGCTTGCAGGGGCCCAATTTGCCCTTTCTCCGACTTTAAATACAGGGGTAATTAAAATATGCCAGAAATATAATATCCTCTGCGTTCCGGGGGTAGCGACCCCTACAGAGATGCTTGCGGCGTGGGAAAGCGGGGCAAGAATCGTAAAGGTATTTCCTGCTAAAATTTACGGTCCCGAATATATCAAACAGGTTAAAGGGCCTTTGGATCACATCAGTATTATGGTGGTAGGGGGCATAGGCCTTGACAATATTCAGGATTTTATAAAATCAGGAGCCGACTGTGCAGGAATCGGAAGCGATTTAGTGAACAACAAGCTTATAGAAGCGGATAAATTTTCAGAAATAACAGAAAGAGCCAAGCGTTTTACAGCTCTTTTTAAAGAAGCACGTTATAAATAG
- a CDS encoding phosphoglycerate dehydrogenase — MDKKFKVVSTAVTFGRFVSEPVERLKAIGCEVMINPYGRPFTDAEMIEHISDADAMIVGNDKVKGEVIEKLRNLKIIAKHGVGVDGIDIDAAHKNNIIVTNAPGTNKEEVADCAMGFLLLIGRDFCKTVEETKAKKWLKRPGQSMHQKTIGIIGVGNIGLAMAKRATGFDMNILGYDIAEKQEGLDLGINYVGLQELLKKSDYISLHVPLNDGTRKMIGKEQFQLMKKGVILANTARSQIIDTDALYEALTDGTVLGYATDVFDYEPPEWLPLFDLPNVYLTPHEAGTTFDSNKRMGNTAVDNVIAVLQGETPPNLIRENPNKAKGRQED, encoded by the coding sequence ATGGACAAAAAGTTTAAAGTAGTTTCTACAGCGGTAACCTTTGGCAGATTTGTAAGCGAACCGGTGGAAAGGCTTAAGGCAATCGGCTGTGAAGTTATGATCAATCCTTACGGCAGGCCTTTTACCGATGCGGAAATGATAGAACATATTTCAGATGCCGATGCCATGATTGTGGGAAACGACAAGGTGAAAGGCGAAGTCATTGAAAAGCTTAGGAATTTAAAAATCATAGCCAAGCACGGCGTAGGCGTTGACGGTATTGATATTGATGCCGCCCATAAAAATAATATTATTGTAACCAATGCCCCGGGAACAAATAAAGAAGAGGTCGCCGACTGCGCCATGGGTTTTTTGCTCCTCATAGGCAGAGATTTCTGTAAGACAGTGGAAGAAACAAAGGCAAAAAAATGGCTTAAACGCCCGGGACAGAGCATGCATCAAAAGACCATCGGCATTATAGGGGTTGGCAATATCGGTCTTGCCATGGCCAAAAGAGCCACAGGCTTTGATATGAATATCCTCGGATATGACATTGCAGAGAAGCAGGAAGGCCTTGATTTGGGCATCAATTATGTAGGCCTTCAAGAGCTTCTGAAAAAATCTGATTACATAAGCCTTCATGTTCCTTTAAATGACGGAACAAGGAAAATGATAGGAAAAGAGCAGTTTCAGCTGATGAAAAAGGGCGTGATTTTAGCCAATACCGCAAGAAGCCAGATTATCGATACCGATGCCCTTTATGAGGCTTTAACAGATGGTACGGTTTTAGGCTATGCTACAGATGTTTTTGATTATGAGCCGCCGGAATGGCTCCCCTTATTTGATTTGCCTAATGTATATCTTACCCCCCATGAGGCAGGTACTACCTTTGATTCCAACAAAAGAATGGGAAATACCGCCGTTGATAATGTCATAGCAGTTTTACAGGGAGAGACACCGCCGAATTTAATAAGGGAAAATCCAAATAAAGCAAAGGGAAGGCAGGAAGATTAA
- the sfsA gene encoding DNA/RNA nuclease SfsA — protein sequence MKYENMIEGIFLERPNRFIAIVLINGKEETVHVKNTGRCRELLIKGVTVYLRHETNPARKTKYSLISVVKNNMLINMDSQIPNYVVYEALQENKIHGINAEAIKKEVQYDNSRFDIYFKSSGKESFMEVKGVTLEENGFAMFPDAPTQRGAKHLKELIKAKEEGYGAYIFFLIQMDKINVFGPNYERDAIFSEALEEAYKKGVQILCYNSKVSTDSISIGESIQLVFK from the coding sequence ATGAAATATGAAAATATGATAGAAGGCATTTTTTTAGAAAGGCCGAATAGGTTTATTGCCATAGTGCTTATAAACGGAAAAGAAGAAACTGTCCATGTGAAAAATACAGGCAGATGCAGAGAGCTTTTAATAAAAGGCGTTACGGTATATTTGCGCCATGAGACGAATCCCGCCAGAAAGACAAAATATTCCCTTATAAGCGTAGTTAAAAACAATATGCTTATCAATATGGATTCCCAGATACCGAATTACGTTGTATATGAGGCCCTTCAAGAAAATAAAATTCATGGGATAAATGCCGAGGCTATAAAAAAAGAGGTTCAATACGATAATTCAAGATTTGATATATATTTTAAAAGTTCAGGGAAAGAATCTTTCATGGAGGTTAAAGGTGTAACCCTTGAGGAAAACGGCTTTGCCATGTTCCCAGATGCGCCTACCCAAAGGGGGGCCAAACATCTTAAGGAGCTGATTAAGGCGAAGGAAGAAGGCTACGGTGCCTATATATTTTTCCTTATACAAATGGATAAAATAAATGTTTTCGGGCCTAATTATGAAAGAGATGCTATCTTTAGCGAGGCCTTGGAAGAGGCTTATAAAAAAGGTGTTCAGATACTCTGCTATAACAGCAAAGTATCCACAGACAGTATATCCATAGGAGAAAGTATTCAATTGGTTTTTAAATAA
- a CDS encoding PTS sugar transporter subunit IIA, with protein sequence MDKISFDKNIVYIDKEFKDTEEFFEFAAKELEGEYVEESFLAAIKEREVFFPTGLPIEPWGIAIPHCDSKHILKPFISVFRLKKPVQFVEMGTDDRRLNISIIFLLGFFQHNGSQIELLQILMSKFTDKAYVEGLMAAKDKDELTDFLNKNI encoded by the coding sequence ATGGACAAAATATCGTTTGACAAAAATATTGTCTATATTGACAAAGAATTTAAGGACACAGAGGAATTCTTTGAATTTGCTGCAAAGGAGCTTGAAGGTGAATATGTAGAGGAATCCTTTCTTGCCGCAATTAAAGAAAGAGAAGTATTTTTTCCTACAGGGCTCCCTATAGAGCCCTGGGGTATCGCCATACCCCATTGCGATTCAAAGCATATTTTAAAGCCATTTATATCCGTTTTCAGATTGAAAAAGCCTGTTCAATTCGTAGAGATGGGTACAGACGACAGGCGCTTGAATATTTCGATTATTTTCCTTCTGGGCTTTTTTCAGCATAATGGAAGCCAAATTGAGCTTTTGCAGATTTTAATGAGTAAGTTTACGGATAAAGCCTATGTAGAGGGTTTAATGGCGGCAAAGGATAAAGATGAATTAACCGATTTTCTAAATAAAAATATCTAG
- a CDS encoding BglG family transcription antiterminator, with translation MLLDERSSRIFKEIVLHPGITTKQLGKKLNLSRSQIDYGIKKINDWLKLNSFEEKVKRLKTGSIQIDESLRNYHLQNFLNEDRDKIDYIPNQDERAQLIILILLSSKESLSLFHFIADLQVSKNTVLRDLRNVKTLLKNYDLKLSYSRNSGYYLQGHETNIRKLLNDTAANIYKMPYGEKFLQKYGEIKPEDIRLMLKKLENVEAYLEVQYSDTKLWTACYALVLILRRIEREQIIEKNYDIRARELSDTKEYEVLNIIIEDISKIPDEEKIYLTLKLLSISMNKLSQGNEDSVNVTDLMLAIREFLDLFEKKAAIELKNRDELASKLFLHLKPAYYRIKYDLTIRYFNIEKFYQEFESVFHLVKEALEPLEKFVGKSFPENEILMISMFIGAQLSSTKAKQKIEAEDYVANAIIVCPSGVITSNLLEKKLEDIFPNICFLNTMSIREFEIYEKVGGNLDNTIIFSTIPLKSNGKVIIIDENIGKIEKESIINSVSAVVDNGKFKGFSVNKIMNIVNSHVALEEEAYEKIKVDLITLGHSLRENVPFYNENTTAAEKRDLSDFLEEGFIQIKDSLSWEEVLDTVSLPLIKSGKIGTEYIEAMKNLYPYADLCIDFSGNILIPHARPEDGARDVGFSLLKIKEGLSYKDKKIYLVASVSAIDKEKHINAMFQLLNISGNRTIVKQILEIDSPEEIRKLIRIHQNNAVEF, from the coding sequence ATGCTACTTGATGAGAGAAGCTCACGAATATTTAAAGAAATAGTGCTTCATCCCGGTATTACTACTAAACAGCTTGGTAAAAAGCTTAATTTATCAAGAAGCCAGATTGATTACGGCATAAAAAAGATTAATGATTGGCTCAAGCTGAATTCTTTCGAAGAAAAAGTAAAGAGATTAAAAACAGGAAGCATTCAAATAGACGAATCCTTAAGGAATTACCATTTACAGAATTTTCTTAACGAAGATAGGGATAAGATTGATTATATTCCCAATCAGGACGAGCGTGCCCAGCTTATCATTTTAATCCTCCTATCATCCAAAGAGAGCCTCTCGTTATTTCATTTCATTGCAGATTTACAGGTAAGCAAAAATACGGTTTTGCGTGATTTGAGGAATGTAAAGACATTGCTTAAAAACTATGATTTAAAGCTCAGCTACTCCAGAAATAGCGGATATTATTTACAAGGCCACGAAACTAATATCAGAAAGCTTTTAAATGATACGGCGGCAAATATTTATAAAATGCCCTACGGAGAAAAATTTCTTCAAAAATACGGTGAGATAAAGCCGGAAGACATCAGGCTGATGCTTAAAAAGCTTGAAAACGTTGAAGCGTATCTGGAGGTCCAGTACAGCGATACGAAGCTATGGACGGCTTGCTATGCCTTAGTCCTTATTTTAAGAAGGATTGAACGGGAGCAGATAATCGAAAAAAATTATGACATCAGGGCAAGAGAGCTTTCAGACACAAAGGAATATGAAGTATTAAACATCATCATTGAAGATATCAGTAAAATCCCCGATGAGGAAAAGATATATCTCACTTTAAAGCTTTTATCCATAAGCATGAATAAGCTTTCTCAAGGCAATGAAGACAGCGTCAATGTGACGGATTTAATGCTTGCCATCAGAGAATTTCTTGATTTATTTGAAAAAAAGGCGGCCATTGAGCTTAAAAACAGAGATGAGCTTGCCAGCAAGCTGTTTTTGCATTTGAAACCTGCCTATTACAGAATTAAATACGATCTTACCATAAGATATTTTAATATTGAAAAGTTTTATCAGGAATTTGAATCTGTTTTTCATCTTGTGAAAGAAGCTTTGGAGCCTCTTGAAAAATTTGTAGGAAAAAGCTTTCCAGAAAATGAAATCCTCATGATTTCCATGTTTATAGGCGCCCAGCTTTCATCGACGAAAGCGAAGCAGAAAATTGAGGCGGAAGATTATGTGGCAAATGCCATTATTGTATGCCCAAGCGGTGTCATTACTTCAAATCTTCTGGAGAAAAAGCTTGAAGATATATTTCCAAATATATGCTTTCTAAATACCATGTCTATCAGGGAATTTGAAATATATGAAAAAGTAGGGGGAAACCTTGATAATACCATTATTTTTTCTACCATTCCCCTTAAAAGTAACGGCAAAGTCATTATCATTGATGAAAACATAGGGAAAATAGAGAAGGAAAGCATTATAAATTCCGTATCTGCCGTTGTTGATAACGGAAAGTTTAAAGGATTTAGCGTCAATAAAATAATGAATATTGTAAACAGCCATGTTGCGCTTGAAGAAGAGGCATATGAAAAAATAAAAGTTGATTTAATCACCTTGGGACACAGCCTAAGGGAAAATGTCCCCTTTTACAACGAAAATACTACTGCCGCTGAAAAAAGAGACCTTTCGGACTTTCTGGAAGAGGGTTTTATACAGATAAAAGATTCTCTTTCATGGGAAGAAGTCTTGGATACCGTAAGCCTTCCCCTTATAAAAAGCGGGAAAATTGGCACAGAATATATTGAAGCCATGAAAAATCTTTACCCTTATGCGGATTTATGCATTGATTTTTCGGGCAATATCCTAATACCCCATGCAAGGCCGGAAGACGGGGCAAGAGATGTGGGCTTCAGCCTTTTAAAAATTAAAGAAGGCCTCTCTTATAAAGATAAAAAAATATATCTTGTTGCCTCTGTATCGGCCATCGATAAAGAAAAGCATATTAACGCAATGTTCCAGCTTCTGAATATTTCAGGCAACAGAACCATTGTAAAGCAAATACTTGAAATAGACAGCCCTGAAGAGATTCGCAAGCTTATCAGAATACATCAAAATAATGCCGTGGAATTCTAG
- a CDS encoding zinc-ribbon domain-containing protein, with translation MFFIFGFGHRTVKIFTTLPPTGCQNCHNNVEMGIVRVTSWFTLFFIPIIPYKKEYLVVCPICKGGTRISKSEFDAILQGNGLEGINMHQPEYTATHDKYAGKTETQITYLKQMEEIEREKAKNAN, from the coding sequence ATGTTCTTTATTTTCGGATTCGGCCACAGGACTGTTAAAATATTTACGACCCTGCCGCCCACCGGCTGCCAAAATTGCCATAACAATGTGGAAATGGGCATTGTAAGAGTTACGTCGTGGTTTACTTTATTTTTCATTCCTATCATTCCATATAAGAAGGAATATCTTGTGGTCTGCCCCATATGCAAAGGCGGAACGAGGATTTCAAAAAGCGAATTTGACGCTATTTTACAGGGTAACGGTCTGGAGGGCATTAACATGCATCAGCCGGAATATACAGCTACCCATGATAAATATGCCGGAAAGACGGAGACACAAATCACTTATCTTAAACAAATGGAAGAAATAGAAAGAGAAAAAGCAAAAAATGCAAATTAA
- the ftsZ gene encoding cell division protein FtsZ, whose translation MVLIDIASNQSGNAKIVVIGVGGGGCNAVDRMIEDNVEFIDFIAVNTDHQVLEMSKAPIRIQIGEKLTRGLGAGGRPEIGMKAAEESTDDINQTLSGADMVFVTAGMGGGTGTGAAPIVAKLAKEQGILTVGVVTKPFAFEGKKRMDNAVKGIEELKKSVDTLIIIPNQRLLDIIEKDTSLKDSFKKADEVLRQGVEGIASLISKPGVINLDFADVRTTMQNKGVAHMGVGRASGKNKAEAAAKAAINSPLLETSMKGAKNVLISISGDENLTLTDTELAAGIINTDTDVEAEIILGTSINNDLEDEVVITVIATGLENEDLPSIPVFGAAQSQENPVRTQQPQPQSQAHIHNEQPQQPEEQPKAPDHQELRPIRDMKKDAKFVIPDFLQEKKRP comes from the coding sequence ATGGTTTTGATAGATATAGCTTCTAACCAGAGTGGCAACGCTAAAATAGTTGTGATAGGCGTAGGCGGAGGCGGCTGCAACGCTGTCGATAGAATGATAGAGGATAATGTTGAATTTATTGACTTTATTGCTGTAAATACGGACCATCAGGTGCTCGAAATGAGCAAGGCTCCTATAAGAATACAGATTGGTGAAAAACTTACAAGAGGTCTTGGCGCAGGCGGAAGGCCTGAAATTGGCATGAAGGCTGCGGAAGAATCTACAGACGACATAAATCAGACTTTAAGCGGAGCAGATATGGTTTTCGTAACTGCTGGCATGGGCGGCGGAACAGGCACGGGTGCAGCTCCTATTGTTGCAAAGCTTGCAAAAGAGCAGGGCATTCTTACCGTAGGGGTAGTTACAAAGCCTTTCGCCTTTGAAGGCAAAAAGCGTATGGATAATGCCGTTAAGGGAATAGAAGAGCTTAAGAAAAGTGTTGATACGCTTATCATAATACCAAACCAGAGACTTCTTGATATAATAGAAAAAGATACCTCCTTAAAGGATTCTTTCAAAAAGGCTGACGAGGTTCTTCGCCAGGGTGTTGAAGGCATTGCAAGCCTTATTTCCAAGCCAGGCGTTATTAATCTTGACTTTGCCGATGTGAGAACAACGATGCAGAATAAGGGTGTTGCCCATATGGGTGTTGGACGGGCTTCCGGCAAAAACAAAGCCGAGGCCGCCGCAAAAGCCGCTATTAACAGCCCCCTTCTTGAAACATCCATGAAGGGCGCTAAAAATGTGCTTATTTCCATTTCAGGCGATGAAAACCTTACTCTTACGGATACGGAGCTTGCAGCTGGAATTATCAACACAGATACAGACGTTGAGGCCGAAATCATATTAGGTACATCTATAAATAATGATTTGGAAGATGAAGTAGTTATAACGGTAATTGCTACAGGTCTTGAAAATGAAGACCTTCCTTCCATTCCTGTTTTCGGTGCGGCCCAGTCTCAGGAAAATCCTGTTAGAACACAGCAGCCTCAGCCCCAATCCCAGGCTCATATACATAATGAACAGCCCCAGCAGCCTGAGGAACAGCCAAAAGCCCCAGACCATCAGGAGCTTAGGCCCATAAGAGATATGAAGAAAGATGCAAAATTTGTTATTCCCGATTTTCTTCAAGAGAAGAAAAGGCCATAG
- a CDS encoding D-alanyl-D-alanine carboxypeptidase family protein, which produces MHIRKISMILAFSFILSAASVAFAQETKTTGENVSGLSVKAKSAVLMEPSTGKIVYEFNPDEKLPPASVTKVMTLLLVYEALEQGKIGLDEIVTISEYAAGMGGSQVYLEPGEQQTVRDLIKCIAIPSANDAAVAMAEYVAGSEEAFVMSMNKRAEELGMQSTHFVNACGLDAEGHLTSAKDIAIMSKELINKYPEVLELTSIWMDSIVHKTARGESEFGLTNTNKLLKAYSGANGLKTGSTGKAGYCVSATAKRDDMMLIAVIMGSDSGPIRFNEARKLLDYGFANYTLSVGDPAGTDKGQIKVNKGELDSVKIVVKDQVNVLMDKGNHIELESQIDVLDSINAPVTAGTKVGEIIYLSDGKEAGRSDLVCADDVHKANIGHMVKKLSKRWFE; this is translated from the coding sequence ATGCATATAAGGAAAATTTCTATGATTCTGGCATTTTCTTTTATTTTATCTGCGGCTTCCGTTGCCTTCGCCCAGGAAACAAAAACCACCGGAGAAAATGTATCGGGATTAAGTGTAAAGGCAAAGTCTGCCGTGCTTATGGAGCCTTCAACGGGAAAAATCGTATACGAGTTTAACCCTGATGAAAAGCTTCCCCCTGCAAGTGTTACGAAGGTAATGACGCTTCTGCTTGTTTACGAAGCCTTGGAGCAGGGAAAAATAGGCCTTGACGAAATCGTGACAATCAGTGAATATGCCGCAGGAATGGGCGGCTCTCAGGTATATCTTGAACCGGGAGAGCAGCAGACAGTAAGGGATTTAATCAAATGTATAGCAATCCCTTCGGCAAACGATGCCGCCGTTGCTATGGCGGAATATGTAGCAGGAAGCGAAGAAGCCTTCGTAATGAGCATGAATAAGAGGGCAGAAGAATTGGGCATGCAGTCCACCCATTTTGTAAATGCCTGCGGTCTTGATGCCGAAGGCCATTTAACAAGTGCAAAGGATATAGCCATCATGAGTAAAGAGCTTATAAATAAGTATCCTGAGGTTTTGGAGCTTACAAGCATATGGATGGATAGCATCGTTCATAAAACCGCAAGAGGAGAAAGTGAATTTGGCCTTACGAATACCAATAAGCTTCTTAAGGCATATTCCGGCGCCAACGGCCTTAAAACAGGCTCCACGGGAAAAGCCGGATACTGTGTATCCGCAACTGCCAAAAGAGACGATATGATGCTTATAGCGGTTATTATGGGTTCAGACAGCGGCCCTATAAGATTTAATGAGGCAAGGAAGCTTTTAGACTATGGATTTGCCAATTATACCTTAAGCGTAGGTGACCCTGCAGGTACTGATAAAGGCCAGATAAAGGTTAACAAAGGGGAACTTGACAGCGTAAAAATCGTCGTAAAAGATCAGGTTAATGTTCTTATGGATAAAGGAAACCATATAGAGCTTGAAAGCCAGATTGACGTTTTAGATTCTATAAATGCACCGGTTACCGCCGGAACAAAAGTCGGAGAAATAATTTATTTGAGTGACGGCAAAGAAGCCGGCAGAAGCGATTTAGTATGCGCCGATGACGTTCATAAGGCCAACATAGGCCATATGGTTAAAAAACTCTCCAAAAGATGGTTTGAATAA